The Chryseolinea soli genome contains a region encoding:
- the nuoK gene encoding NADH-quinone oxidoreductase subunit NuoK, with protein MNVPVHHFLYLGAFLFSAGLVVVISKRNTILVLLGLELMLNASNLNLVAFNRLHPGTLQGQMFAIFVIVVAVCEAAVGLAIVLRIYQEYQTSVPDDVNELNL; from the coding sequence ATGAATGTACCCGTTCATCACTTTCTTTACCTCGGCGCCTTCCTTTTTTCGGCAGGACTTGTGGTGGTCATCAGCAAACGGAATACCATCCTGGTGCTGTTGGGATTGGAGCTGATGCTGAACGCGTCCAACCTAAACCTGGTGGCCTTCAACCGCCTGCATCCGGGCACGTTGCAGGGGCAGATGTTTGCTATCTTTGTCATCGTCGTGGCCGTGTGTGAAGCGGCCGTGGGCCTGGCCATCGTGCTCCGGATCTACCAGGAATACCAGACCTCCGTTCCCGACGATGTGAATGAATTAAACCTTTGA
- a CDS encoding NADH-quinone oxidoreductase subunit J, with amino-acid sequence MNAPSFLFYFFEVIAAGAAGGLLFVRNVFYGALLVIAVLLALAGLYILAFAEFVAVTQILVYAGGVLVVIIFGIMLTTRLGGKPLVIEHARSVSATLVGLAFFGTLVYLFSQESFEAHPAKAAAPTVLDATQTLGVSLMSDYVLPFETAGILLLMALIGAAVMASEHKSKKA; translated from the coding sequence ATGAATGCACCGTCGTTCCTGTTCTACTTTTTTGAGGTCATAGCTGCCGGCGCCGCCGGGGGGTTGTTGTTTGTTCGCAACGTATTTTATGGCGCGCTGCTCGTGATCGCCGTGCTGTTGGCCTTGGCGGGGCTGTATATTTTGGCCTTTGCCGAATTTGTTGCCGTCACGCAGATCCTGGTGTATGCCGGCGGTGTTCTCGTGGTCATCATTTTCGGGATCATGTTAACGACGCGGCTCGGCGGGAAGCCCCTCGTCATCGAACACGCCCGTTCTGTTTCAGCAACCCTGGTTGGCCTGGCGTTCTTTGGCACGCTGGTATATCTCTTTTCGCAGGAAAGCTTCGAAGCCCATCCGGCGAAAGCCGCGGCACCCACGGTGCTAGACGCCACCCAAACCCTGGGTGTGTCGCTGATGAGCGACTATGTGCTCCCCTTCGAAACGGCCGGCATCCTGTTGCTGATGGCACTCATTGGCGCGGCCGTGATGGCTTCGGAACACAAATCCAAAAAAGCCTGA
- a CDS encoding 4Fe-4S binding protein: protein MNTGKDTSYWHNITDTLRSLGMGLKVTFAHLLQARKTQAVTGIAEENYFTSRDGIATIQYPYEMQPVPDTGRYRLHNEIDDCIVCDKCAKVCPVNCITIEPIRATEEIGKTSDGTSKRIYAATFDIDMGKCCFCGLCTTVCPTECLTMTKVYDFSVTDIREHNFVFGEMTPEEIEEKKKLFEEFQKNKAAATASTPAPTGSTAGAEEKKEAPKTASPAKPVFKPKIKPPGSSTSPS from the coding sequence ATGAATACGGGCAAAGACACCTCCTACTGGCACAACATCACCGACACCCTTCGTTCGCTTGGCATGGGGCTGAAGGTCACGTTCGCCCATTTGCTCCAGGCGCGCAAAACCCAGGCCGTGACCGGCATCGCCGAAGAAAATTATTTCACGTCGCGCGACGGCATTGCCACCATCCAGTATCCCTACGAAATGCAGCCGGTGCCCGACACAGGCCGCTACCGCCTCCACAATGAAATCGACGACTGCATTGTGTGCGACAAGTGCGCCAAAGTGTGTCCCGTAAATTGCATCACCATCGAACCGATCCGGGCCACCGAAGAGATCGGCAAAACCTCTGACGGAACTTCCAAACGGATCTACGCCGCCACGTTCGACATCGACATGGGCAAATGTTGTTTCTGCGGATTGTGCACCACCGTGTGCCCTACCGAGTGCCTCACCATGACGAAAGTATACGACTTCAGCGTGACCGACATCCGCGAACACAATTTTGTGTTTGGTGAAATGACGCCGGAGGAGATCGAAGAGAAGAAAAAACTTTTTGAAGAATTCCAAAAGAACAAAGCGGCGGCCACAGCTTCTACACCTGCACCAACCGGTTCAACCGCCGGGGCGGAAGAAAAGAAAGAAGCACCGAAGACGGCCTCCCCTGCAAAGCCCGTGTTCAAGCCAAAGATAAAACCACCCGGGTCATCAACGTCGCCATCATGA
- a CDS encoding tetratricopeptide repeat-containing sensor histidine kinase codes for MKKTFWILLFVCSQAALHAQAPHEIDSLQKALKGSLPDSTRVRALVRLSTLNQYINFTASTRYTDEAVTLAEKLGVPELKVLAYQSKAYLLTSSGDHSTAITFDNLSLENDISLKDSVKIARDYNNIGNDYYELGEYDDSFFYFTQSHRIATAVKDTFRMLVAYHNVGRVFKELGQYQRALDHLNLAKKMSEKQKDDEGIAYAYDEIGDVQLRKNEYDSALATLTRALDLTRRLHVNSLEPKVHSKLATIYLAKGDFQNARAHYDSAYILNARTKDKFGVAEVELGRGIVYTKEGDYAQALSKIESSLAVAKELNARVLEIKCFNQLSLLWEMKGDYKKSLEYYKQFKLLEDTLFSQEMQGKLIRDQMRLETESRDSQIAYLSQKDQNTTNALKKQEFVRNILVVVVALTVILLITVYRSGRRRRQINMLLLQHQEEMERRSEELERLNQVKDKFFSIISHDLRSPINALSGLLDLLDKGAVSETELPSHVRELKARFNHTRTLLNNLLDWTLLQMDKLSLQAAKIDIQKIVEENIQLLGSVHHKDIELVNEVPKNTIGFADSNTINLVIRNLMTNALKFTNDGGKVTIKSQEKGPQWVISVADNGVGMNTDVLKILFDKTAPYTTRGTANEKGTGLGLILCKEFVEKNGGKIWVESEEGKGSTFYFTLPKAS; via the coding sequence GTGAAAAAGACTTTTTGGATCTTACTCTTTGTGTGTTCACAGGCCGCCCTGCATGCGCAGGCGCCGCATGAAATTGACAGCTTGCAAAAAGCCCTGAAGGGTTCGTTGCCGGACTCCACACGGGTGCGAGCCCTTGTCCGCCTGTCCACCCTAAACCAGTACATAAACTTTACCGCCAGCACGCGCTATACAGACGAGGCCGTGACCCTGGCCGAAAAACTGGGCGTGCCCGAGTTGAAGGTGCTTGCCTACCAAAGCAAGGCCTATTTGCTCACCAGCAGCGGCGACCATAGCACCGCCATCACCTTCGACAACCTTTCGCTGGAGAACGACATCAGTCTAAAAGACAGCGTGAAGATCGCCCGCGACTATAACAACATCGGCAACGACTATTACGAACTCGGCGAATACGACGATTCCTTTTTCTATTTCACCCAATCACACCGCATTGCCACGGCCGTCAAAGACACGTTCCGCATGCTGGTGGCCTACCACAACGTGGGCCGTGTATTCAAAGAGTTGGGACAATACCAACGCGCCTTGGATCACCTGAATCTCGCAAAAAAAATGAGCGAGAAGCAAAAGGATGATGAGGGCATCGCTTATGCATACGACGAGATCGGCGATGTGCAACTGCGCAAGAACGAATATGACTCGGCGTTGGCAACACTTACCCGCGCGCTGGATTTGACGCGCAGGCTCCACGTGAATTCACTGGAGCCCAAAGTACACTCCAAGTTGGCCACGATCTACCTGGCCAAGGGCGACTTTCAAAATGCCCGCGCACATTACGACTCAGCCTACATCCTCAATGCCCGCACTAAAGACAAGTTTGGCGTGGCCGAAGTGGAGTTAGGCCGGGGCATTGTCTACACCAAAGAAGGCGACTATGCGCAGGCGCTCAGCAAAATTGAAAGCAGCCTCGCCGTGGCCAAGGAACTGAACGCGCGCGTGTTGGAGATCAAATGTTTCAACCAGCTTTCTCTGTTGTGGGAAATGAAAGGAGACTACAAAAAGTCGCTGGAATATTATAAGCAATTCAAGCTTTTGGAAGATACGCTGTTCAGCCAGGAAATGCAGGGCAAACTGATCCGTGACCAAATGCGTCTCGAAACGGAGTCGCGCGATTCACAGATCGCCTACCTCAGCCAAAAGGATCAAAATACAACCAATGCATTGAAGAAACAGGAATTCGTGCGCAACATCCTCGTGGTGGTGGTGGCGCTGACCGTTATCCTGCTGATCACCGTTTATCGCAGTGGCCGTCGCCGCCGGCAGATCAACATGCTGCTGCTGCAACACCAGGAAGAAATGGAGCGACGAAGCGAAGAACTGGAGCGCCTCAACCAGGTGAAGGACAAATTCTTCTCCATCATTTCGCACGACCTGCGCTCGCCCATCAACGCGCTCAGTGGCTTGCTTGACCTGTTGGACAAAGGCGCCGTGAGTGAAACCGAATTGCCAAGTCACGTACGCGAACTGAAGGCGCGCTTCAACCACACGCGCACGCTCCTCAACAACCTGTTGGATTGGACGCTCCTGCAAATGGACAAGCTAAGCCTGCAAGCCGCCAAGATCGACATCCAGAAGATCGTGGAGGAAAATATTCAGCTGCTGGGCTCTGTGCACCACAAAGACATTGAACTCGTCAACGAAGTACCGAAAAATACCATCGGCTTTGCCGATTCCAACACCATCAACCTCGTGATCCGCAACCTCATGACCAATGCCCTGAAGTTCACGAACGACGGCGGCAAGGTCACCATCAAGAGCCAGGAGAAAGGCCCGCAATGGGTGATCTCGGTTGCCGATAACGGCGTGGGCATGAACACGGATGTGCTCAAGATCCTGTTCGACAAAACCGCTCCCTATACCACACGGGGCACGGCCAACGAAAAGGGCACAGGTCTCGGCCTCATTCTCTGCAAAGAATTCGTGGAGAAAAACGGCGGCAAGATCTGGGTGGAGAGCGAGGAAGGCAAAGGCAGTACGTTCTACTTCACGCTGCCCAAAGCCAGCTAA
- a CDS encoding complex I subunit 1/NuoH family protein, which yields MTTLVFILPFLLFYTVIAIYAERKISAFVQDRLGPMETGYYGITQTIADLLKLLQKEDIVPARAEASLFRLAPVLIFAAVFAGFAVLPLAPTWSGANISTALFFLLAIISLDVVGIVVAGWSSNNKYSMLGTMRSAAQIISYEVPLGLSVLCVCMTCETLSLQAISLQQSIYSTEPQYLFGIPALGIETTTVGGFTTWNVFRMPLLWVAWVVFFIASLAECNRAPFDLPEAESELVAGFQTEYSGFRWAVIMLAEYGMMLLVSILGAVLFFGSWSTPLPNIAALRFADWTSGAAGSWESTLWGIFWLLAKSLFFVAMQMWVRWTFPRLRVDQLMNVSWKYLTPIALVLVVVCGFWKLIFS from the coding sequence TTGACAACACTGGTATTTATATTGCCATTCCTGTTATTCTATACGGTGATCGCCATCTATGCCGAGCGCAAGATCTCCGCGTTTGTCCAGGACCGCCTGGGCCCCATGGAAACCGGATATTATGGCATTACCCAAACCATAGCCGACTTGCTGAAACTCCTCCAAAAAGAAGACATCGTACCTGCCCGCGCCGAAGCCTCGCTGTTTCGCCTGGCGCCCGTGCTCATCTTCGCGGCCGTGTTCGCCGGCTTTGCCGTCCTGCCCCTGGCCCCTACGTGGTCCGGTGCCAACATCTCTACCGCCCTGTTCTTTTTACTGGCCATCATTTCCCTGGATGTCGTTGGCATTGTCGTGGCGGGATGGAGTTCCAACAACAAATACAGCATGCTGGGCACGATGCGTTCGGCGGCGCAGATCATTTCATACGAAGTACCCTTGGGCTTGTCGGTCTTGTGTGTTTGCATGACCTGCGAGACGCTGAGCTTGCAAGCGATCTCGCTTCAGCAAAGTATCTATAGCACCGAACCCCAATACCTTTTTGGCATCCCCGCGCTGGGCATCGAGACCACAACGGTTGGCGGATTCACCACCTGGAATGTCTTCCGGATGCCGTTGCTGTGGGTGGCCTGGGTTGTGTTTTTCATAGCCTCCCTGGCCGAGTGCAACCGGGCGCCATTCGATTTGCCGGAAGCAGAATCGGAACTGGTGGCAGGCTTTCAAACAGAATACTCGGGTTTCCGCTGGGCTGTAATAATGCTGGCCGAATATGGAATGATGCTTTTAGTAAGTATATTAGGGGCAGTATTATTTTTTGGCAGCTGGAGCACTCCCTTACCGAACATCGCTGCACTACGTTTTGCGGATTGGACTAGTGGGGCAGCGGGCTCATGGGAATCAACCTTGTGGGGGATTTTTTGGTTGTTGGCCAAGTCCTTGTTTTTTGTAGCCATGCAAATGTGGGTGAGATGGACTTTTCCCCGTCTCAGGGTTGACCAATTAATGAATGTATCATGGAAATATTTGACACCGATTGCATTGGTATTGGTGGTTGTATGCGGATTTTGGAAATTAATTTTTAGTTGA
- the murI gene encoding glutamate racemase — protein sequence MNVSASHPIGVFDSGIGGLTVAHAIRNLLPQESLIYFGDTAHLPYGDKSEAAIQAYSIKIADVLLRKGCKVIVIACNSASSAAYELLKEYVRNDVHIINVIDPMVDLVLQRFGGKKVGLIGTKRTVQSGVYARKVEEGQQGITLRSLATPLLAPMIEEGFFNNQISHEIIAQYLGEESLHGIDALILACTHYPLIKREIAAFYGERMTILDSSEIIARALRQYLENEKLLNTTARVQHHFLVSDYTESFEASARMFFHDDVRLEKHPLWN from the coding sequence ATGAACGTATCGGCTTCACATCCTATCGGAGTCTTCGACAGCGGTATCGGCGGTCTCACCGTGGCACACGCCATCCGAAACCTGCTGCCACAGGAAAGCCTCATCTATTTTGGCGACACGGCCCACCTACCGTACGGCGACAAGTCGGAGGCGGCCATCCAAGCCTATTCCATCAAAATTGCCGACGTTTTGCTCCGAAAGGGATGTAAGGTTATTGTCATCGCCTGCAATTCCGCCTCCTCGGCTGCCTACGAGTTGCTAAAAGAATATGTGCGCAACGACGTGCATATCATCAACGTGATCGACCCGATGGTGGACTTGGTGTTGCAGCGCTTTGGGGGCAAAAAGGTGGGCCTCATCGGCACCAAGCGCACCGTGCAGTCGGGCGTGTATGCCCGCAAGGTGGAGGAGGGCCAACAGGGGATTACCCTGCGTTCGCTGGCCACCCCGTTGCTGGCGCCGATGATCGAGGAAGGCTTCTTCAACAACCAGATCAGCCATGAGATCATCGCCCAATATTTAGGCGAGGAAAGCCTGCACGGCATCGACGCGCTGATCCTGGCCTGTACCCATTACCCCCTTATTAAACGCGAGATCGCCGCCTTCTATGGCGAGCGCATGACCATTCTGGACTCTTCGGAAATCATTGCCAGGGCCCTGCGACAATACCTTGAAAACGAAAAATTATTGAATACCACGGCCCGGGTACAGCACCATTTCCTGGTGTCGGACTATACCGAGTCGTTCGAGGCTTCAGCCCGCATGTTCTTTCACGATGATGTCAGGCTGGAAAAACACCCCTTGTGGAACTGA
- a CDS encoding tripartite tricarboxylate transporter TctB family protein, giving the protein METTSTFLSTWDQYMYVGSVMCIALGVLILLYHEFKVFQIKDLKEKYDYVNLNEIKYFWYAMIAFIAAVVIYANTIATEKIAREGTRWFFVRIFVTAGFAVIAYFVFYSLVRIYYPRQLEKRLARLRNTPRISPAGNPMRKLSESEEEHHLDEAQRADGVIHSIDYDVWVDEATGFKKIEKYPAYQHAEECSECGYFTMSIAREEIEKAPTLGEPGILLKHYKCSYCGHREQHEVTVAKLSANVA; this is encoded by the coding sequence ATGGAAACCACGTCAACCTTCTTAAGCACGTGGGATCAATACATGTATGTGGGCTCCGTTATGTGCATTGCGTTGGGTGTATTGATCCTTTTGTATCATGAGTTCAAGGTATTCCAGATCAAAGATCTCAAAGAGAAGTACGACTATGTCAATCTCAACGAGATCAAGTACTTCTGGTACGCCATGATAGCCTTCATTGCGGCGGTGGTCATCTATGCCAACACCATTGCCACGGAGAAGATCGCCCGTGAGGGCACACGGTGGTTCTTCGTCCGTATATTCGTCACGGCAGGATTTGCGGTGATCGCCTACTTCGTGTTCTATAGCCTGGTGCGCATTTACTATCCGCGCCAGCTCGAAAAGCGACTCGCGCGGCTGCGCAACACGCCCCGCATCTCGCCGGCAGGCAACCCCATGCGCAAGCTCAGCGAATCGGAAGAGGAACATCACCTCGACGAGGCACAACGCGCCGACGGCGTGATCCATTCAATCGATTACGATGTGTGGGTGGATGAGGCAACCGGGTTCAAAAAAATTGAAAAATACCCTGCCTATCAGCATGCCGAAGAATGCTCGGAGTGCGGCTATTTCACCATGAGCATTGCCCGCGAAGAGATCGAAAAAGCCCCTACCTTGGGCGAGCCCGGGATTTTGTTGAAACACTACAAATGCTCGTACTGCGGCCATCGTGAACAACACGAGGTCACCGTTGCCAAGCTCTCCGCTAACGTCGCGTAA
- a CDS encoding tetratricopeptide repeat-containing sensor histidine kinase, with translation MIESCRKFGSIAFFIVASVLVGDQVHGQALASVSTKKALTELEIDSLIHAFDALPLAEAEKILGQEVQNTSPSKGQLQSLRILAQVQLHKGKTVEALQVAEEILQGAERLKQHSEKGPALFLMGSIYNQENLKEKALDAFLKAAPWSEKYGEPYESFANYYQAGYIQYHGENYEAAIDLLNRALRIYQMHAQDFKVKVRRFDVMNSWNTLGLAYMKLENFASSFIALRAARKMAEEDRNEFWEGLTIGNLGTLYFKTGQYDSALLMTAVDKRISLRYREWHNAANAIFVMGNTYEALGKHLEARKAFDTVGVLIRAHQFIMPQYYSKVAGFYAEAGDHKTAYTFIKKFQAEHDSLLARQNSKERAYLQAAYDFDKKLANHSLVVKENQLKDEQLKNQSYLMATIGLGLGMALVLISFLYRRNRFRKKVNKDLEDKVKTRTRKLLEANRELDTFLYRSSHDLRRPITTIIGLNNIGQYLIKEDIAREILHKVNTTAQAMDQMLLKLTTAHDLNSHVVELSIIRLNELVSEVIKKFEADLQEQQIAVSVAVEDVRFVSDEKLLRIIIMNLIDNAIHFTSPEHLNCIDIRVYDGHGTVNLEIRDRGVGIAQPFRNEIFKPFFRGSDRSKGNGLGLYLVKKALDRLGGKINFESEIGKGTSFSISIPNV, from the coding sequence ATGATTGAATCGTGCCGCAAGTTTGGGTCTATCGCTTTCTTTATCGTCGCCAGCGTGCTGGTAGGGGACCAGGTGCACGGTCAGGCGCTGGCGAGTGTCAGCACAAAAAAAGCGCTCACCGAACTGGAGATCGATAGTCTGATCCATGCTTTCGACGCCCTGCCGTTGGCGGAGGCCGAGAAGATCCTGGGACAGGAAGTCCAAAACACAAGCCCGTCCAAGGGACAACTCCAGTCGCTGCGCATCCTGGCCCAAGTGCAACTTCACAAAGGCAAAACGGTGGAGGCCTTGCAAGTGGCGGAAGAAATTTTGCAGGGCGCCGAACGATTAAAACAACATTCCGAAAAAGGACCGGCCCTGTTTCTCATGGGCAGCATCTACAACCAGGAGAACCTGAAGGAAAAAGCGCTGGATGCCTTTCTGAAGGCCGCACCCTGGAGCGAAAAATACGGAGAACCCTACGAATCATTTGCCAACTACTACCAGGCCGGCTATATCCAATACCACGGTGAAAATTATGAGGCCGCCATTGACCTGCTGAACCGGGCCTTGCGCATTTACCAAATGCATGCCCAGGACTTCAAGGTGAAAGTGAGACGATTTGATGTCATGAACAGTTGGAACACACTGGGTCTGGCCTACATGAAGCTGGAGAACTTTGCTTCATCGTTCATTGCCCTGCGAGCGGCGCGTAAAATGGCGGAAGAAGATCGCAATGAATTTTGGGAAGGCCTTACCATCGGCAACCTCGGGACGCTTTATTTTAAAACAGGTCAGTACGATTCAGCGTTGTTGATGACGGCTGTTGACAAGCGTATCAGCCTGCGGTACCGGGAGTGGCACAATGCGGCCAATGCCATTTTTGTGATGGGCAATACCTATGAGGCTCTCGGCAAACACCTGGAGGCCCGCAAAGCATTTGACACGGTCGGGGTGTTGATCCGGGCCCACCAGTTTATCATGCCGCAATACTATAGCAAGGTGGCCGGATTCTATGCCGAAGCCGGCGATCATAAAACAGCCTACACCTTCATAAAAAAATTTCAGGCCGAGCACGACTCGTTATTGGCTCGCCAAAATTCGAAGGAGCGTGCCTATTTACAAGCGGCCTATGATTTTGATAAGAAGCTGGCCAACCACAGCCTGGTCGTAAAAGAAAATCAACTGAAAGACGAGCAACTCAAAAACCAATCGTATCTGATGGCGACGATAGGGTTAGGGTTGGGAATGGCGTTGGTGCTCATCTCTTTTTTGTATCGGCGAAACCGCTTTCGCAAAAAGGTGAATAAGGATTTGGAGGACAAGGTGAAAACCCGCACCCGCAAGCTGTTGGAGGCCAATCGCGAGCTCGACACATTTCTCTACCGCTCTTCGCACGACCTGCGACGTCCCATCACCACCATCATCGGACTGAACAACATCGGCCAGTACCTCATCAAGGAGGACATTGCCCGCGAGATCCTGCATAAAGTGAACACCACAGCCCAGGCGATGGACCAGATGTTGCTAAAACTGACCACGGCCCATGACCTCAACAGCCATGTGGTGGAACTCTCCATCATCCGGCTCAACGAACTGGTCTCGGAAGTGATCAAGAAATTTGAAGCCGACCTCCAGGAGCAACAGATCGCCGTGTCGGTAGCGGTGGAGGATGTGCGGTTTGTATCCGACGAAAAATTGCTCCGCATCATTATCATGAACCTCATCGATAACGCCATACACTTCACCAGCCCGGAACATCTTAATTGCATCGACATCCGTGTCTATGATGGCCACGGCACGGTGAACCTGGAGATCCGCGACCGGGGGGTGGGCATTGCTCAACCCTTCCGCAACGAGATCTTCAAACCCTTCTTCCGCGGCAGCGACCGTTCCAAAGGCAATGGCCTGGGTCTCTACCTGGTGAAAAAAGCCCTGGACCGGCTGGGTGGTAAAATCAATTTTGAGTCCGAGATCGGAAAGGGGACATCGTTCTCCATCTCCATTCCCAACGTATAA
- a CDS encoding enoyl-ACP reductase FabI encodes MANNLLKGKRGIIFGALDENSIAWKTALKVKEEGGSFTLTNAPIAMRMGKINELAKACDTEVISADATSEEDLKNLFVKSMELLGGKIDFVLHSIGMSPNIRKGKEYGDMNYDWYLKTIDISALSFHKILQTAEKLDAMNEWGSIVGLSYIAAQRSYPDYTDMAQAKAMLESIARSYGARFAKLKKVRVNTISQSPTKTTAGAGISGFDVFFDFANMMSPLGNATAEDCAAYIAVLFSDFTRMVTMQNLMHDGGFSSTGITQEMVDRLSK; translated from the coding sequence ATGGCCAACAACTTATTGAAAGGAAAACGTGGTATCATTTTCGGTGCCCTGGATGAGAACTCCATCGCCTGGAAAACCGCCTTGAAAGTAAAAGAGGAAGGTGGATCGTTTACCCTCACCAACGCGCCCATCGCCATGCGTATGGGAAAGATCAATGAACTCGCCAAAGCCTGTGATACGGAAGTGATCTCCGCCGATGCCACATCGGAAGAGGACCTCAAGAATCTCTTCGTCAAATCCATGGAGCTCCTGGGGGGCAAGATCGATTTTGTGCTCCACTCTATCGGCATGAGCCCCAATATCCGCAAGGGAAAAGAATACGGCGACATGAACTACGACTGGTATCTGAAAACGATCGACATCTCGGCGCTCTCGTTCCACAAAATTCTGCAGACCGCCGAAAAGCTGGATGCCATGAACGAGTGGGGTTCCATCGTCGGCCTCAGCTACATCGCGGCACAGCGTTCATACCCCGACTACACCGACATGGCGCAAGCCAAAGCCATGCTGGAATCCATTGCCCGCAGCTATGGTGCGCGGTTCGCGAAACTGAAGAAGGTGCGCGTGAACACCATCTCTCAGTCGCCCACCAAAACCACCGCCGGTGCCGGCATTTCCGGCTTCGACGTGTTCTTCGACTTTGCCAACATGATGTCGCCCCTGGGTAACGCTACCGCAGAAGATTGCGCGGCCTACATCGCCGTACTGTTCTCGGACTTCACCCGCATGGTCACCATGCAAAACCTGATGCACGACGGCGGCTTCTCCAGCACCGGCATCACCCAGGAAATGGTTGACCGACTGTCTAAATAA
- the ispE gene encoding 4-(cytidine 5'-diphospho)-2-C-methyl-D-erythritol kinase, translated as MVSFPPCKINLGLNILSKRPDGYHNLETCFYPIPWTDILEVIPADRFGFTQTGQPVPGKAEDNLCIKAYELLRDEHRLPPVKIHLHKIIPMGAGLGGGSSDAAHTLRLLNTVFQLQQSPAQLAGYAAQLGSDCAFFTQDQPMLGEGRGEVLSATPVSLQKKFIALVKPDIHVSTAEAYAGITPRQPEQSLRTLITRYPVEEWRHWIRNDFEATVFKKHPVLQSVKEKLYASGALYASMSGSGAALFGIFDKPVDLQTSFPDMTMWSGSI; from the coding sequence ATGGTTTCCTTCCCGCCCTGCAAGATCAACCTCGGCCTGAACATCCTCAGCAAGCGCCCCGACGGCTATCACAACCTGGAAACCTGTTTCTATCCCATCCCCTGGACCGATATTTTAGAAGTTATCCCCGCTGACCGATTTGGCTTTACGCAAACCGGCCAGCCCGTTCCCGGAAAGGCCGAGGATAACCTTTGCATCAAGGCCTATGAACTTTTGCGGGACGAGCATCGCCTTCCCCCGGTAAAGATCCATCTCCACAAGATCATCCCCATGGGCGCTGGACTAGGAGGAGGGTCTTCGGACGCGGCCCACACCCTGCGGTTGCTTAACACGGTTTTCCAACTCCAACAATCGCCTGCGCAACTGGCAGGCTACGCCGCGCAACTGGGCAGCGACTGCGCATTCTTTACCCAAGACCAACCGATGTTGGGCGAAGGCAGGGGGGAAGTGCTCTCCGCGACCCCGGTAAGCCTTCAAAAGAAATTTATCGCGCTGGTCAAACCCGACATCCATGTCTCCACCGCCGAAGCCTACGCCGGAATAACACCACGCCAACCCGAACAGTCTTTACGAACCTTGATCACTCGCTATCCTGTGGAGGAATGGCGACACTGGATCAGGAATGATTTTGAAGCAACTGTTTTTAAGAAGCACCCCGTACTTCAATCTGTAAAAGAAAAGCTCTATGCATCCGGAGCGTTATATGCCAGCATGAGCGGATCAGGCGCTGCATTGTTTGGGATCTTTGATAAGCCCGTCGACTTACAAACAAGCTTTCCGGACATGACGATGTGGTCGGGGAGTATTTAA